Proteins encoded by one window of Nitrospirota bacterium:
- the proB gene encoding glutamate 5-kinase: MILYIVNHMKRLVIKIGSSLLASAEHGLNEKRLHTITKDISDIVDRGCEVIIVSSGAVAAGLKKLGLKEKPKDIKLKQAAAAIGQSSLMWAYEHSFAEFNKKAAQVLLTRDDITDRLRYINAKNTLLTLLDYGIIPVINENDPVAIDEIKFGDNDFLASLVSGLVEAEMLVILSDVEGLYTKNPGIGGAELINCIDAITPEIEKIAGKEGSAVGTGGMYSKILAAKQAVSYGIPVVIMSGKKSGLLSRLLEGKETGTYFKPQKEKLSSKKGWIAYGLKSKGMIYLDEGAIKALTTRGKSLLPSGVVKVEGHFNIGDAVTCLTHDGKKIAKGLTNYSSVELMRIKGKKTSEIEGVLGYKYSDEVIHRDNLALV, translated from the coding sequence ATAATTTTGTATATTGTTAATCACATGAAACGGCTGGTTATAAAAATAGGCAGCAGCCTGCTTGCATCCGCAGAGCACGGGCTTAATGAAAAGCGCCTTCATACAATAACAAAAGACATCTCGGACATTGTTGACAGGGGCTGCGAAGTAATTATCGTTTCCTCGGGCGCTGTCGCCGCAGGGCTTAAGAAACTCGGTCTTAAGGAAAAGCCGAAAGACATAAAGCTCAAGCAGGCGGCGGCGGCAATCGGGCAGTCAAGCCTCATGTGGGCTTATGAACACAGTTTTGCGGAGTTTAATAAAAAAGCCGCACAGGTCCTTCTTACGCGTGATGACATAACCGACAGGCTGAGGTACATAAACGCAAAAAATACCCTGCTTACGCTTCTGGATTACGGCATTATACCCGTAATCAACGAAAACGACCCTGTTGCAATTGATGAGATAAAATTCGGGGACAATGATTTTTTAGCCTCTTTGGTTTCAGGTCTTGTGGAGGCTGAAATGCTTGTCATCCTGTCTGATGTGGAAGGGCTTTATACCAAAAACCCCGGCATTGGGGGCGCAGAGCTGATAAACTGCATTGATGCAATTACCCCTGAAATTGAAAAAATTGCAGGCAAAGAAGGAAGCGCCGTAGGCACAGGCGGCATGTACTCAAAAATCCTTGCGGCAAAACAGGCTGTAAGTTACGGGATTCCGGTTGTCATTATGAGCGGGAAAAAATCAGGTCTCCTCAGCCGCCTGCTTGAAGGCAAAGAGACAGGGACATATTTTAAGCCGCAAAAAGAAAAACTGTCATCTAAAAAGGGCTGGATTGCCTACGGCTTAAAATCAAAAGGCATGATATACCTTGATGAAGGGGCTATAAAGGCGCTTACGACGCGCGGCAAAAGCCTCCTGCCTTCGGGTGTAGTAAAAGTTGAAGGGCATTTCAACATAGGCGATGCTGTAACCTGCTTGACGCATGACGGAAAAAAAATTGCCAAAGGGCTTACTAATTATTCCTCAGTGGAACTCATGCGCATCAAGGGCAAAAAGACCTCTGAGATAGAGGGCGTGCTTGGGTATAAGTACTCGGACGAGGTCATTCACAGGGATAATCTGGCGCTGGTTTAA
- a CDS encoding cupin domain-containing protein — protein MEILDLKKLIKFNPDKISREMLADKPEMRIALMCLNKGQKLAPHKAPLRLLMYCVQGKGTFIVGDERIEADEKTCILCDPLVPHGFEANRGEELVVMAVVTPVE, from the coding sequence ATGGAAATACTTGATTTAAAAAAACTGATAAAATTCAATCCGGACAAAATCAGCAGGGAAATGCTTGCCGATAAACCCGAAATGCGCATTGCCCTGATGTGTCTTAACAAAGGGCAGAAACTCGCCCCTCACAAGGCGCCGCTCAGGCTTCTCATGTACTGTGTTCAGGGCAAAGGGACCTTTATCGTAGGCGATGAGCGCATAGAGGCAGATGAGAAAACCTGCATACTGTGCGACCCGCTGGTCCCGCACGGATTTGAAGCTAACAGAGGTGAAGAGCTTGTAGTAATGGCAGTCGTAACGCCGGTGGAGTAA
- a CDS encoding CopD family protein produces MKSLFLIFVLFLFPSPSFATEEYAEQTGRQCSECHIDAAGGGRLTKAGEDFINDLKIKGFYRPLKKSQKIVRFIIGYFHIMTGVVWFGTILYVHLILKPAYAAKGLPKGELILGWISIIIMAITGALLTIARIPSWEMLFHTRFGLLLMTKIFLFLIMASTAVIATFIIGPKLRKRRQLEIQQDKQDLTIEELSQCDGKDGRPACFAYKGIIYNVTNSKLWKDGSHLRKHSAGSNLTDVLKTAPHGEEKIFSLPQAGRLLSVMGKPEKSIHEKVFYFFAYMNLVLIFLVVFVIALWRWW; encoded by the coding sequence ATGAAAAGTTTATTTTTAATCTTCGTTCTTTTTTTATTCCCATCGCCCTCATTTGCAACAGAGGAATATGCCGAGCAGACAGGACGCCAGTGCAGTGAATGTCATATTGACGCAGCAGGAGGCGGCAGGCTTACAAAAGCAGGCGAGGACTTTATCAATGACCTGAAAATAAAAGGCTTTTACAGACCGCTGAAGAAATCGCAAAAGATAGTGCGCTTTATTATCGGCTACTTTCATATAATGACCGGAGTTGTATGGTTTGGAACAATCCTCTATGTCCATCTGATACTCAAACCCGCATATGCCGCTAAAGGGCTTCCAAAAGGGGAACTGATTCTTGGATGGATTTCAATAATAATCATGGCGATAACAGGCGCGCTTCTTACAATTGCGCGGATACCATCATGGGAAATGCTTTTTCACACGAGATTCGGGCTGCTTCTTATGACAAAGATTTTCTTATTTCTCATAATGGCTTCCACAGCCGTAATAGCGACATTTATAATCGGCCCGAAATTAAGGAAGCGAAGACAGCTTGAAATTCAGCAGGATAAGCAGGACCTCACAATTGAAGAATTGTCTCAGTGCGACGGAAAAGATGGAAGACCTGCCTGTTTTGCATATAAAGGCATTATTTACAATGTCACTAACAGCAAACTCTGGAAGGACGGCTCACACCTGAGGAAACATTCAGCAGGCAGCAACCTTACAGATGTCCTGAAGACTGCACCGCATGGAGAGGAAAAGATTTTTTCACTGCCTCAGGCCGGAAGACTTTTATCAGTAATGGGAAAACCGGAGAAATCCATTCATGAAAAAGTTTTTTATTTCTTTGCCTATATGAATCTCGTTCTGATATTTCTCGTTGTCTTTGTGATTGCGCTCTGGAGATGGTGGTAA
- a CDS encoding ATP phosphoribosyltransferase — MGKILKIGLPKGSLEEATLKLFKKAGYQVSVDARSYYPSFDDPEIQAMLIRAQEMAKYVEDGVLDAGLTGKDWILEQNADVHEAAELNYAKGGLRPVKWVIAVPEKSKIKSIRDLNGKRIATELVGFTKKYLKSRGVKAEVNFSWGATEVKPPHLADAIVELTETGTSLRANNLRIIETILESTTRFVANKKSWHDKWKRQKMENIVLLLNGALAAEEKVGIKMNVQEKSFKRVLSLLSAMHSPTISPLSDKGWYALEVMTDEKTVRDLIIRLKSAGASGIVEYPLNKVIP; from the coding sequence ATGGGGAAAATTTTAAAAATCGGGCTTCCAAAAGGCAGTCTTGAGGAAGCGACATTAAAGCTTTTTAAAAAAGCAGGCTATCAGGTATCCGTAGATGCGCGTTCTTACTATCCGTCTTTTGACGACCCTGAAATACAGGCAATGCTCATCAGGGCGCAGGAGATGGCTAAATACGTTGAAGACGGCGTTCTTGACGCCGGACTTACCGGAAAAGACTGGATACTTGAGCAGAATGCAGATGTGCATGAAGCTGCCGAACTCAACTATGCAAAAGGCGGATTAAGACCTGTCAAATGGGTTATTGCAGTGCCTGAGAAATCCAAAATCAAAAGCATCCGGGATTTAAACGGAAAACGCATTGCAACAGAGCTTGTCGGCTTCACAAAAAAATATCTCAAATCAAGAGGCGTTAAGGCTGAGGTAAACTTTTCATGGGGAGCCACTGAAGTTAAGCCTCCTCATCTTGCGGATGCAATTGTTGAGCTTACAGAAACAGGCACGTCTTTAAGGGCAAATAATCTGCGGATTATTGAAACCATTCTTGAGTCAACCACCCGGTTTGTTGCAAACAAAAAGTCGTGGCATGACAAGTGGAAAAGGCAGAAAATGGAAAATATCGTGCTTTTGTTAAACGGCGCACTTGCGGCAGAAGAAAAAGTCGGCATTAAAATGAATGTGCAGGAGAAATCATTTAAACGGGTTCTGAGCCTTCTTTCAGCCATGCACTCGCCGACAATCTCGCCGCTTTCGGATAAGGGATGGTACGCCCTTGAGGTTATGACAGATGAAAAGACCGTCAGGGACCTCATCATCAGGCTCAAGTCGGCAGGCGCATCAGGAATTGTGGAGTATCCCCTGAACAAGGTGATTCCGTGA